Proteins encoded in a region of the Stieleria neptunia genome:
- a CDS encoding carbohydrate-binding protein produces the protein MTPFRRPRTGRRGSTYLEVQVAMVLLSIGISGLYSLSVIQSRQTARLGQMLPADEIASINPVTGSSPSETAWMKKFGVYADIASNAVAAPVPNYPLNEGFLEIRDNEDSSGFYTYRGYGGDDWEEYGGHPGDHQSTVHEIQTPTSVGSYALFSFYGVPPGDYELFTFVPEKKKNYPGQFGSAVPHYIYNAGWAATVHVDQRSIDHDLDHSGKWWESLGVYTFSNSTVHVLLYGWPRSGDWLIADAVMLRCRRSVEMVTPVSTTTGGGATVTVELD, from the coding sequence ATGACTCCTTTCCGACGCCCCCGAACCGGCCGACGCGGATCAACCTACTTGGAAGTCCAGGTGGCGATGGTGCTGTTGTCGATCGGCATCAGCGGCCTGTACAGCCTGTCGGTGATCCAATCACGCCAAACGGCACGGCTGGGACAAATGCTGCCCGCTGACGAGATCGCTTCGATCAATCCCGTCACCGGCAGCAGCCCATCGGAAACCGCATGGATGAAGAAATTTGGCGTCTACGCCGACATCGCCTCGAATGCCGTCGCGGCCCCCGTTCCCAACTACCCGCTCAATGAAGGCTTTCTGGAAATCCGCGACAACGAGGACAGCAGTGGGTTCTACACCTACAGGGGCTACGGAGGAGACGATTGGGAAGAATACGGCGGACACCCGGGCGATCATCAGTCGACCGTGCATGAGATCCAAACCCCAACCTCCGTCGGGTCGTACGCTCTGTTCTCCTTTTACGGCGTTCCGCCCGGCGACTACGAACTGTTCACCTTCGTGCCGGAAAAGAAGAAAAATTACCCGGGGCAGTTCGGATCCGCCGTCCCGCACTACATCTACAACGCCGGCTGGGCGGCGACCGTTCACGTCGACCAACGCTCCATCGACCATGACCTCGATCACTCCGGTAAATGGTGGGAAAGCTTAGGGGTTTACACGTTCAGCAATAGCACCGTCCATGTGCTGCTGTACGGCTGGCCGCGTTCGGGTGATTGGCTGATCGCCGATGCCGTGATGCTGCGGTGTCGCCGGTCGGTCGAAATGGTCACCCCCGTCTCGACGACGACCGGTGGCGGCGCCACGGTCACGGTGGAGCTGGATTGA
- a CDS encoding type IV pilin protein, with product MTRDRKHPRQAFSLIEVIVTMTILAVLLTFAAPSVVQTMEQSHADLAGASLRSIASAQRFYWLENRTYATTLQELIDDELVDNELLNASPRYQFSITAADAAGFTAQARRRTFNGAGNPVFNGAWSGDFQIDETGEITGDVEGRFNPVLGESPTISPGF from the coding sequence ATGACCCGCGATCGGAAACACCCACGCCAGGCGTTCTCGCTGATCGAAGTGATCGTCACGATGACGATCCTGGCCGTCTTGCTGACCTTCGCCGCCCCCAGCGTCGTCCAAACGATGGAACAGTCGCATGCCGATCTGGCCGGGGCGAGCCTGCGTTCGATCGCCTCGGCACAGCGGTTCTATTGGTTGGAAAACCGCACCTACGCCACCACGCTGCAGGAGTTGATTGACGACGAACTGGTCGACAACGAATTGCTCAATGCATCGCCACGCTACCAGTTTTCCATCACCGCCGCCGATGCCGCCGGATTCACCGCGCAAGCCCGGCGACGCACGTTCAACGGCGCCGGCAACCCGGTGTTCAACGGAGCCTGGAGCGGTGATTTTCAGATCGACGAAACGGGTGAGATCACCGGAGACGTCGAGGGCCGGTTCAACCCCGTCCTGGGCGAAAGCCCTACCATTTCACCCGGGTTCTGA